From the genome of Anopheles moucheti chromosome 3, idAnoMoucSN_F20_07, whole genome shotgun sequence, one region includes:
- the LOC128301479 gene encoding prominin-like protein isoform X1 — MPTSRTPTMAPVAMASSTGLSRRQMLGVILLLILPSALVVVVHAEPILKIRTTEFTRYNEVIEYQSSKSYNPRGMAPLYEITNHIIDLFVDEYPIPDGYITVQEGNIAAGPNVADNNWGPLLKQYWAILLVAALCIIMIAIMPIMGLCLCCCRCFGGCGGRSQPFDKKHDTCRRAILGFLLICSTSALVFGVVVAFVTNSYMQHGVENITTSARHGVHDTRLYLRSTSSHIDHVLNKNYQELNNDLKQMLNDASGTIIKRLEEQSKAEKLTTLYQFVEDLPGISKNLEKMKQLTSELRITASQLNDGLRGVKRELLTSLNKCGTQDCIKVMEDYKIGRLNVNGIDYNSIQDRYFPRLPDLSEIIESVKELMDSSLGSAIRKGVKQMEQLKSTLNQTVLENIPKVQAASDSTGNAIKDVSNMLTSRLNNVGDTLDNNSYKHLDTADEYIQQYSIYRYYAGLGISSVLLLILICLVFGLLCGICGKRPDGYGDDCCNKGAGGRFLIFAVAIIFLTFSVILAVALASFLAGTLARRAACDSLRDPANDQIVSYIDQFVDLNRLYSDLRAQAERSKPKLPVSDNMEQISIGQVIVACQQNESIYKVLKLNNFVDIDTIRDFPEQYGITRELNALTLKIKINPVQILTPEATEDIKALQASKLNDFDVDKFTDNLTYNITEYNLNEIAQKLRDVADRVPPGKDMNDIKVNLKNQALHLSSYQTNLVDPMIVSTNELIKLSTTLDSSLKFGEKSFSDAIDKFLTQIKEAENYINKHGMTFVQNITEELVTGFTNQIYAYIKFVIDSTENDIGLCGPMYNVYESVIVASCDRIVDPFNGFWAGVVWCLLLFLPSIIFGVKLSTLYQKSDPYPGPMVESEYLYDAYTERDNIPLASGPKNKRRKKQDRRRESRDRREIYYEEGSPSHSRDPRYNDMAPNVESQIPSILTHSGSDTAASSPPPVLLTTSHRQRHTLHQRHHSTPLPMSLPMSLLTSHESQEQDPTASFAMYQSTSPTGERTSSPMAASSFQPSQPPGTGSPNRMLSRLFSKSFFDDFHMALKQYDQYVPAGGSSDLLTVTGHDRRNHHHQPSYLPSMLQQHQHLHQQHHQHMPRTGNVSRSNSSSVGSVRSMALVPTRTPSPLDFRTMSFRRPRSLASEEGGGKQSATRTDSGYEKY, encoded by the exons ATGCCAACATCCCGAACTCCAACCATGGCGCCGGTGGCCATGGCCTCTTCCACGGGCCTTTCCCGACGACAGATGCTTGGTGTCATCCTATTGCTCATCCTGCCTAGTGCTTTGGTAGTGGTAGTGCATGCGGAACCGATCCTGAAGATCCGCACGACTGAGTTTACCCGTTACAATGAAGTGATTGAATATCAAAGCTCAAAGTCGTACAATCCGCGCGGTATGGCACCGCTGTACGAAATCACTAATCACATCATCGATCTGTTCGTCGATGAATATCCCATTCCGGATG GTTACATCACCGTACAGGAAGGCAACATTGCTGCAGGACCAAACGTTGCGGACAATAACTGGGGTCCGTTGCTGAAACAATACTGGGCGATCTTGCTTGTGGCGGCACTATGCATCATAATGATTGCGATCATGCCTATCATGGGTCTGTGTCTGTGTTGCTGCCGGTGCTTCGGCGGATGTGGTGGACGATCCCAGCCGTTCGACAAGAAACACGATACTTGCCGTCGGGCAATTTTGGGCTTCCTGTTGATTTGTTCAACCTCAGCATTGGT CTTTGGAGTGGTGGTTGCGTTTGTCACCAACAGTTATATGCAACATGGGGTGGAAAACATTACTACTTCCGCTCGGCATGGTGTGCACGATACTCGGCTGTACTTGAGAAGTACCTCGTCTCATATCGATCATGTGCTGAACAAGAACTACCAAGAACTGAACAACGATCTCAAACAGATGCTGAACGATGCTTCCGGCACCATAATCAAACGGCTGGAGGAGCAATCTAAGGCTGAGAAGTTAACGACGCTGTACCAATTTGTCGAAGATTTGCCAGGAATTAGCAAAAATTTGGAAAAGATGAAACAGCTCACTAGCGAGTTACGGATCACAGCATCTCAGTTGAACGATG GGCTTCGTGGTGTGAAGAGAGAACTGCTTACTTCGCTTAATAAGTGCGGCACTCAGGATTGTATTAAAGTGATGGAGGACTACAAGATTGGACGCTTAAATGTGAATGGCATCGACTACAACTCG ATACAAGACAGATACTTCCCGAGG CTGCCGGATTTATCGGAAATCATCGAGAGCGTTAAGGAGCTGATGGATAGCAGCCTTGGAAGTGCCATACGTAAAGGCGTCAAGCAGATGGAACAGCTCAAGAGTACGCTCAACCAGACGGTTCTGGAAAATATTCCGAAAGTGCAGGCCGCTTCGGATTCAACGGGAAATGCAATAAAAGACGTGTCGAACATGCTCACTTCGCGACTAAACAATGTTGGCGATACCCTGGATAACAATTCATACAAACATCTGGACACGGCAGATGAGTACATACAGCAGTATAGCATCTACAGATATTATGCCGGGCTGGGAATCAGCTCGGTGCTATTGCTGATTTTGATCTGCCTAGTGTTTGGGTTGTTGTGTGGAATTTGTGGCAAACGTCCGGACGGTTATGGAGATGATTGCTGCAATAAGGGTGCTGGTGGAAGATTCTTAATTTT TGCCGTTGCCATTATCTTCCTTACCTTTTCTGTGATCCTGGCGGTTGCTTTGGCTTCATTCCTGGCAGGCACACTCGCGCGTCGTGCTGCCTGTGACTCGCTCCGTGATCCGGCCAATGATCAGATTGTCAGCTATATCGATCAGTTTGTTGATTTAAACCGCCTGTACTCAGATTTGCGAGCACAGGCCGAACGCTCAAAACCCAAGCTGCCGGTCAGCGATAATATGGAACAGATAAGCATCGGCCAGGTGATTGTGGCCTGTCAACAAAATGAATCGATCTACAAGGTACTGAAGTTGAACAACTTCGTCGACATTGACACGATTCGTGATTTCCCGGAGCAGTACGGCATTACACGCGAATTGAATGCGCTTACGCTgaagattaaaataaatccGGTACAAATTCTTACGCCCGAGGCAACCGAAGACATTAAAGCATTACAAGCGTCGAAGCTAAACGACTTCGATGTGGATAAATTCACGGATAAT CTAACATACAACATCACCGAGTACAATCTGAATGAGATAGCCCAAAAGTTACGAGATGTAGCAGACCGCGTTCCGCCCGGCAAAGATATGAACGACATCAAAGTGAACCTAAAAAATCAAGCTTTGCATCTGTCTTCCTATCAG ACCAATCTTGTTGATCCGATGATTGTTTCTACAAATGAGCTTATTAAGCTCTCGACTACGTTGGACAGCAGCTTGAAGTTTGGGGAAAAATCTTTCTCGGATGCCATCGACAAATTCTTGACGCAGATCAAAGAGGCTGAAAATTACATCAACAAACACGGCATGACTTTCGTGCAGAATATCACCGAGGAGCTGGTGACTGGTTTTACCAACCAAATTTATGCGTACATCAAGTTCGTGATCGATTCCACAGAGAACGATATTGGACTTTGTGGACCGATGTACAACGTTTACGAATCGGTGATTGTTGCATCGTGTGATAGGATCGTAGATCCATTT AACGGATTCTGGGCTGGTGTAGTGTGGTGTTTGCTACTGTTCCTACCGTCAATTATTTTTGGCGTGAAGTTGTCGACATTATATCAAAAATCGGATCCTTACCCTGGCCCGATGGTGGAATC TGAGTATCTGTATGATGCCTACACCGAGCGTGATAACATTCCTCTTGCGAG TGGTCCAAAAAATAAACGCCGCAAGAAGCAGGATCGCCGCCGTGAATCTCGTGATCGTCGGGAAATCTATTACGAAGAGGGCAGCCCATCGCACAGTCGTGACCCAAGGTACAACGATATGGCTCCGAA TGTAGAGTCACAGATCCCTTCAATACTAACCCATAGCGGAAGCGATACGGCGGCTTCATCGCCTCCGCCGGTACTACTAACAACTTCCCACCGGCAACGCCATACTTTGCACCAACGTCACCACTCTACCCCCTTACCAATGTCACTGCCAATGTCGTTACTAACGTCGCATGAGTCCCAAGAACAGGACCCAACGGCGTCCTTCGCGATGTACCAAAGTACTAGTCCGACAGGCGAACGCACATCCTCGCCTATGGCCGCATCATCGTTTCAACCGTCGCAACCGCCAGGCACAGGATCACCGAACCGTATGCTTAGCCGACTGTTTAGCAAAAGCTTCTTTGACGACTTCCATATGGCACTTAAACAATATGACCAGTACGTGCCTGCTGGTGGATCGTCCGATCTGCTAACAGTGACGGGGCACGATCGACGaaaccaccatcatcaaccgTCTTATCTACCTTCAATGctacagcagcatcagcatctgcaccaacaacaccaccagcaTATGCCACGTACTGGCAATGTGAGCCGAAGCAATAGCAGTAGCGTGGGATCGGTGCGATCGATGGCGCTCGTACCAACGCGTACTCCCTCACCGCTGGACTTTCGTACCATGTCCTTCCGGCGGCCACGATCATTAGCCAGCGAAGAGGGCGGTGGGAAACAATCGGCTACACGCACGGACAGTGGTTACGAGAAATACTAG